In Streptomyces thermolilacinus SPC6, a single genomic region encodes these proteins:
- a CDS encoding alanine/glycine:cation symporter family protein has translation MQTLDSLILDVNDVFWTYLLIPVVVLAGLWFTLRSRGVQLRLLPEMFRVLKDPAPAPEGDERRKPVSSFQAFTISAAARVGTGNIAGVAGAITLGGAGAVFWMWVMALVGAASAFVESTLAQLYKVRDADGTFRGGPAYYMRRGLKKPWLGLLFAVTITVTFGFVFNAVQSNTITAVVSGSIGAENTGGVAPAIGAVVALLLGLVIFGGVRRIATVTQWLVPVMAILYLVLGAIVVLMNIGDVPRVLADIVGGAFGFREVAGGAVGAAIQNGIRRGMFSNEAGLGSAPNAGATAQVTHPVKQGLVQALGVFFDTLLICSMTAFIILTTNPALGGRQGADLTQSALESTLGSWAGHTLTVVVFLLCFSTLIGNYYYGESNIEYMTTRRWVLPAYRTLVLVTVFLGALGTVSVVWNLADVFMGFMALVNLAAIVPLSVVAFRLLEDYQAQRREGRDPVFTASRLPDLTGVECWPDEVPRDRVA, from the coding sequence GTGCAGACCCTCGACTCCCTGATCCTCGACGTCAACGACGTCTTCTGGACCTATCTGCTCATCCCGGTCGTCGTGCTCGCGGGCCTCTGGTTCACCCTGCGGTCCCGGGGCGTGCAGCTGCGGCTGCTGCCGGAGATGTTCCGCGTGCTGAAGGACCCGGCGCCCGCGCCGGAGGGGGACGAGCGCCGCAAGCCCGTCTCGTCGTTCCAGGCGTTCACGATCTCGGCCGCCGCCCGAGTCGGCACGGGCAACATCGCGGGTGTCGCCGGCGCCATCACGCTCGGCGGCGCGGGCGCGGTGTTCTGGATGTGGGTGATGGCCCTCGTCGGCGCCGCCTCCGCGTTCGTGGAGTCCACGCTGGCGCAGCTGTACAAGGTGCGCGACGCGGACGGCACGTTCCGGGGCGGACCCGCGTACTACATGCGGCGCGGCCTGAAGAAGCCGTGGCTCGGCCTGCTCTTCGCCGTCACCATCACGGTGACCTTCGGCTTCGTCTTCAACGCCGTCCAGTCCAACACGATCACCGCCGTCGTCAGCGGCTCGATCGGCGCCGAGAACACGGGCGGGGTCGCCCCGGCGATCGGCGCGGTCGTCGCCCTGCTGCTCGGCCTGGTCATCTTCGGCGGCGTACGGCGCATCGCGACGGTCACGCAGTGGCTGGTGCCCGTCATGGCGATCCTGTACCTGGTGCTGGGCGCGATCGTCGTCCTGATGAACATCGGTGACGTCCCGCGCGTCCTCGCCGACATCGTGGGCGGCGCGTTCGGCTTCCGCGAGGTCGCGGGCGGCGCGGTCGGCGCGGCGATCCAGAACGGCATCCGGCGCGGCATGTTCTCCAACGAGGCGGGCCTCGGCTCCGCCCCGAACGCGGGCGCCACCGCCCAGGTCACCCACCCGGTGAAGCAGGGCCTCGTCCAGGCGCTGGGCGTCTTCTTCGACACGCTGCTGATCTGCTCGATGACCGCGTTCATCATCCTGACGACCAACCCGGCGCTCGGCGGGCGCCAGGGCGCGGACCTGACGCAGTCGGCGCTGGAGTCCACGCTCGGCTCGTGGGCCGGGCACACGCTGACGGTCGTCGTGTTCCTGCTGTGCTTCTCGACGCTGATCGGCAACTACTACTACGGCGAGTCGAACATCGAGTACATGACCACCAGGCGCTGGGTGCTGCCCGCGTACCGGACGCTGGTCCTGGTGACGGTCTTCCTCGGCGCGCTCGGCACGGTGAGCGTCGTGTGGAACCTGGCGGACGTGTTCATGGGCTTCATGGCGCTGGTGAACCTGGCGGCGATCGTGCCGCTGTCGGTGGTGGCGTTCCGCCTGCTGGAGGACTACCAGGCGCAGCGCCGCGAGGGCCGCGACCCGGTGTTCACGGCGAGCCGCCTGCCGGACCTGACCGGCGTGGAGTGCTGGCCCGACGAGGTCCCGCGCGACCGCGTCGCCTGA